The Miscanthus floridulus cultivar M001 chromosome 6, ASM1932011v1, whole genome shotgun sequence genomic interval gaatcgaagattagagcaaaggggaAGAacaggggtgctttagttgcttgggagctgttgagcACGAAGTGGGTTAGCTGTGAAtaagtccgtaacggttagaagtgaagagagtggtatttatactccaagtgaaaatctaaccgttcagatctacgtcggaagttccgacgcagatctcgagaCCTCCGACATCAACAGAAAGAACTTTTCACACGGGGTCAGGAGTCCATGCGTGCAAGTTAATGTCGGAACTCCCAgcaaacatcgggacttccgatggtcggaagtttcgacgtacgtcgggacttccgacgagcgCAGTTAAAATAGCCAGTAAAGCTccaggtgtcggaactcccgacaagcttcgggacttccgacggttggaagttctgacgtacgtcgggacttccgactagcACAGACAGCCAGACAGTCAGAACCaccgatgccgggactcccggcttgggtcgggacttccgacaccgacagtcacagaaaaaataatctacgtgctcgtggagtgctagagtgtctctcttttgatttaattattatgcttgagtactctatcttcctcagaccaactaaatttgcatccctctttataatgcggcggatcctaaactcaaaagcaaaaataaaacctttggagagcactttgagttcgtccacctttacaacttcaaaaattgagggataccatttcatctttatcaactctttgattctttcatgggactaatagctgcaacgtatctcattaagatcacattagtccctaatttggatgtcatcaatacaccaaaacccacatatgGGGTAAATGCACTTTCATATGTAGGGTTCTaaaaaattcagaaaaaaaaactagAGATAGGGTGAGCTGTCTGTGTCACGGATATAAAGCTACAAATAGCACACATGCTGTTCACATGGACTACCTCAACATACCACAATACATTTCTTATAAAAGCACCTAGCCACCTTATTATTTCCTAAATGAACGGGGGAAACTTATTTCTTGACAAAGCATAGAAAAAGAGTGATCCACAGACCTACTAATGTTCTCTGGCCAGGCCCGAGATTCATCTCCCCTAATCCCAATACATGCTACTTTTGATAAGTCATGGTGTCGTGGTGGTGGGTGAACAACTCTCCAAACATTCAGGTTACAACCAAGCCAAGCCTATGTAAACTATCCAGGTACAACTTCCTTCGTATTCCACGAGTGTCTCCCATGGGAAAGTGATACACGAGGAAcccaaaaaaatattaaaatcatgaaaatatatttataaacTTCCAAAGTTTTGATTTAGCTCTAGGAAAAAAAATGGTGAAAGTACCCATCGTGAATGGATGTTGCATTCCTGCTGGTTTTTATCTCATATATTTGTTGTGAAATTTTTTGAAAACAAGTTTATACATTGATCAGAATATTTTTGGAATTTACAATATTTTCAAGGTATTTCCCCcatttttctatatttttattCTAATTTCTTGCAGCCTCGACATATATTTTCACGAGCGGTATATATTTCCTTTGGGTTTGTAGTGTCTCGATTCATCTCTACGATTTTTTCCTCATAATTTATATGGTTATATATcattttttgtggtttaaaaCCCTTATCAGGTGATTACCGAAAGGGGAAAAAAACTTAAGAGATAGATTGAGAACCATCCTGATCCTGCAAACCTAATTTTTGTGCTTTGAACCATCtccgaggccttgtttagttggtgatttttttttttttgaaaaatggtactgtagcactttcattgttatttgataattagtgttcaatcatagtttaattaggcttaaaagattcgtctcgtgaatttcgtctaaactgtgtaattaattttattttttatttatatttaatgcttcatgcatgcgttaaatattcgatgtgacggaaaatcttaaaaaattttgcaaaattttgagaACTACCGCTTTCGCAGCATATAGAACGAACATACCAAATCAGGGAAAGTCAAACTTGTCACGCATCACCTGCTGGTAGCAAACTTGGGAGCCAAGTACCTTGATTTGATCTGCTCGCGCGGTGCGGCGCTCGATCTCACCTCGTTTGATTTCCCTTTCCTCGTGTGTtaggttgcggcggcggaggaTTGCGGGGTGTGCGCCATCTGCCTCGACAGGATAGCGCTCCAGGAGACGGCCCTCGTCAAGGGCTGCGACCACGCCTACTGGTCCGTTGCTAATTTCCCCACCTCTCCCCCTTCCTCCAGATTATTTACTGGTATATACTTAGTTGCGCGGTGGAATTGCTGTTAGGTTGTTTGTTATTCCCCACCTCTAATAGCAATCGAATCCCTAGATTTGGCGCACTATTTCGCACCTTCCCCGCCAAATTAGCAGCGCTTTGCTTGATACTGTAATTGCGATCCCCTTTCTAGGCCGTTTGCTGTGTTCGTTTTCGTTGTCTTGCTGACATGCAGCTCTACAAATCTAATTCAACACCTTACACACTTACCGGGCTGCCCTGACGCCCTGACCTTGTGATTCACAAGCTGATTTTTCTTAATTGCGTTAACACATGCAGTTTGATTCTGTCATCTTAGACCTATGGAATAGATGCGGCGCCGGTCCAGTGAGATTATTCTGGAACACTATCATGTGTTCCCTTGTACAAGTGACTGACTTCAACTTATTCTTTAGCACAGTTGCCATGTGCATCTTGCCCTTTGCCCGACCAACCACGCCGTGCACTCAATGGTTGTTTCACCGACCCTTGTGGCTTTCAGCCCTAGATTGAATTATAGAGCTTGACTTTGTGCCTATGTGTAAAGTAGCAAGCAGCAAGTACCTTCGATGTATCCATTACAGCTGATGCTAAAGGACTAACGTCTGGCGATACCTCCTGTTTTCCAGTTGCTATAATTTTCTGTTTTCAAGTGTTACTGCTTGGTAAAATATAATTGATGTGGCATTGATCCTACAGTGTTCACCCTTTTATATCTGACACTGATCCTCTTACTAAAAGCTGACTGTTCATTATATTTGAAATCTGTTTTGTGAATGCAGTGTAACCTGTATTTTGAGGTGGGCATCCTACAAGCAAAACCCTCTGTGCCCACAGTGCAAGCATCCATTCGAATTCCTCAGCGTGCACCGCTCTCTTGACGGCTGGTAACCCCTTGTGTTCATCTGAAATGTGGGGGGGCTAAAATGTTTCAGGTAGAATGTGAGCTTAATGCCTGTTTCTTTTCTTCAGCCTACATGACTACCTGTTTGAGGAGAGCGTTTGCCTTCTCCTGAGGGCGGCTTGGTTTGAACCTCTGATCCTAGAGGCTCACGAAGAGGCTCTGGAAGAAGAAGAGTTCTTCCACCAGCAATACCAATACGATGACGCCGAAGATGATCTTGACGAGGAATCTTATTACATGAGCAGGTCCCCAAGCATTCGTATTAGTAACAGGAGATGGGGTGACAATGGATACATCAGAGGAGGCAGGAAAGAGGCGAGGCCAGTGAATACTGATGCTTCTGCTGGTCCATCCAGGACCccgaagaagaaagagaaagctgCATCGTCTTCGGCGTCGGTGTCAGGTTCGGGATCAGGGTCTGTATCCAAGGATGTCGCTGGAAGGCGAGCAAAGAGGGCGCAGAAGCGAGAAGCTGCGGACAGGGCAGCTGCAGAGATGCACCTGCAGAGGTTGGGGCTGAGGAAAGCACCTGAGCCTGAAGTGCCCGTGGAGGTTGGGCCTCAGGTGAATGAGTGAGCGTAATGGTGCTGCTAACCAAAGTTCAAGGAGGTGCTAGGAGCTCTCTAGGCGGTGATCCATAGCCTAGCACCTAGGCGGGCCTAGACGAGCCTAGACGTTTTAAGGCGTTTTCCAAGACGGTAGCTAGTACATGCATAAATActtaaaagaaagaaaaaatagcAGATCGgtggagaaagaagagaaggctcaataaCGCCCTAAGTCTCCCAAGTCTGGTTCAAAAGTCTTATCCCCTCTCCTCCAAGCTTCTATTCCCGTCTCTCTCCCACTCAGCCTCTGCTCGCGCTCGCCCACGTCGACGCCATCGCCTGACGCCCTAACGTCGCATACTTCCCCACCAGTCGTCGCTGCCCCCGTCGATATTCGCCATCGCCTGACGTCGCCTCTTCCCCCACCGGCCGCTGTTGCCTcatcttagctcctcccccatcgtCTCCTGACCTCCGCGCCGCCCCGACACGTCCCTGCCTTGCGGATCTGGCCGCCTTTCGTCGGCAACAGTTGGGCAACCGCCTAGGTACCTGCCTATCCCCTAGGTGAGGCGGTACCCCGTCCCCTAGCGCTCCCAGGCGACCGCCTAGCGTCGCCTTTTTTAACATTGCTGCTAACAACACTGCAGCcatttaggccacaaataatctTCCACTGTGAAGACCGTGAGCGTGGCCTTGTATCATGGTAGCTTTTCGCCGTGTTGTATATAGGgcccgtttggtagagctccggcTCCGGTCAAAACAGCTTCAGTTGTAGCTTTACTAGGGGAGCAGATTCACTTGAGGAGCTGAAATAGTTTTTTTTGGACCGTTTAATAAAACAGCTTCGCCCAGTagttgaaaatgagaaaatgtcCACAATAcacttctttttttattttcctttttttctctccttttatttctctttatttattctcTCTCTACCTTATCACCAATGCGGCAATGCACGCAGACCCGTCTGACACTTGTCTTATCCTCTCGCTACTCTCTACCTTATCCTCTCGTTACTCTGTCCCGTGGCCTCCTATTCCTCTTCCCTAAAGTTTTCCAAACGGGCTgcctggcacggcacggcacggcgagGCACGGCACTATGCGGCACGGCGgcccgccgtgccgtgcctgaTAGTGCCACCGTGCCGAAGTGgcagcccaggcacggcactatcaaGTGTaaaccgtgccgtgccgtgccagcagGCACGGTGGCACGCCAGTGCCCGTGCCGGCCCAGGCACTAAACACATTTTAACCAAAGCACTTCATCAGTTCAAGATTGAAGTAACAAGCACAATTTGGAATCAAAATTACCAGAAAAAGAACTGGAGAAACAAAAACAAAGCAAACACACAAGAGTTAAGAAAATAGGAATATGGGAGCatgtgcaatggctgcctcactAAAAATctgctaggtaaaactcacccttgtgagaaaccctagtcaGGAAAAGAGTACAGCCTAGCTCCAAAGTTCAAATGTTCAATATTCTTACATCATTGTCCAAGTTCTCATATTACAGACCCAAGTTCCATCTAAATGTAAAGACTAAAGTAATAAAGATGAAGACTAATGCTTCAAAGCTTCAAGCTTCAAGCTCCCAACTGGCTAGCTACAAAAGAAGAACAGAGTTAGCATTAGGATTACTAATCAGTTAgcaaaagaagaagaggaagttAGGGACTTAGGGGTATGATTTACCTTGGCGGCGGGAGCACTAATCAAGATAGAGGTCTTCAaatgcttcttcaagctccttGTCCTCCACATTGTGCTGCAGCCTTGCCTCCGCCAACTCCCAGTCCTTGATGCAGGTGAGCCACTCCACCGTCTCTGGCTTCAGCCTCCTCCGCCACTCCTCGATGATCCTGCCAGTCATACTAAAGGTAGATTCTGAAGATATGGTAGAGACAGGAACAGTTAAAACATCCTTTGCCATGATGGACAGGAATAGTTTTTGTATGCTACAATTCTCTGGTTAGATGAGTTTAAAAATGATATTGCAGTTCTAAAAACTTCAATCAAAGGTTTAAGATAATCAAGTGCCTCCTTAACAATCAGGTTGATTATATGGCATGCACAACGCTGATGCAAGAACATAGTAGTAACAGTAGTTTCAGGATGTCTTGGATCCTCTATAGGAACCTCAAGATCAAGATATTTAGATAAAATAGGTCTTAGCATACGCATGGCAGAAACATTAGATGAAGCATTGTCCAAAGTAACAGCAAACACTTTTTCAAGCACACCATATTCACCAAGAACAGATGCAACTCTATCAGCAATGTTCTGTCCATTATGGGAACAATCAATAAGCACAAGACCAAGAACCCTCTTCTCTAGTTGCCAATCAGGGTTTAtgtaatgagcaacaacactaagatAATCCTCTTTGGCTTTGCCAGACCAAATATCAGAGGTAAGGCACACACAATTAACAGAATCAGAAGCAAGTACCTCAGCAAGCTTACTCTTTCTATCAGAAAACATTTTTGGCTAAGTCTCTAGTTGTGGTTTGTGTAGAGACAGCCTAAAACTTAGAATTATGAGCATTATTAATGTATTCCTCAAGTGCAGCAGATTCACCAAAGCTGATAGGAACATCTACCCTAGCAAGCAATCTACACAGTTCAGTATGAGCACGCATAGGACAGTAATCCCAATTACGTATagaaccatcaggattaaaaGAAATCTGAGACTAACCAAACCCCCTAGTTTTCTCTCGCCTCTTAGCACATTTATCCCTGTGACGACGGAGGTGGCCAGTGCCACCTGTAGATCTACCAGAGTACTATTTTTTGCAATGGATGCAGACAGCGCCATACCTGATCTTCTTACCTTTGGGACCCATTTGGAAGAGCTTCTGGAAATCTTGCCACACATCAGAGGTAGAGGGGCGTGATACCTGGTCCTGGTCGTCGTCGGCGTTCTCACCATCttcttctccaccaccaccttcgTCACCATCAAGGTCAATGGGGTCCTCAACGCCAGCTCCACCAGGTATAGCTCCATGGCCGAAGAGCTCTTCTACCTCTTCGTCGCccatgtcatcgtcgtcgtcatcaccagGGAGGTCGCGGACCCTCTCCATCTCATCAGCCATGGCAGTGGCACTAGCCTCCATCGTGTCCTCAGAGACAGAGGGAGGCCGAGATGGCATCCTCACTTGCCCTGGCCTCAAACGTctgccaaaagaagaagaaaggaagaacatgaacatcagtcaagaactcaagattcaagaaaagaaatcaagaaCGGAGCAGATcagagctagggttagggttaggcttcggagctagggttagggtgtcTTACCTAGACATCGCCGGCGACGAAGACGGCGGAGCCGGAGCTCCTAGCAGCAGCGGATCCGTGAATCTGCAGAAGAGGGAGTGAGTCAGTGATAgtgagagaaagaagaagagcagAAGGGGATATTACCTGCATCGTCGGAGCTCTAGAGCTACGGCTGTTGGAGGACGAGAAGAGGAGGCGGGGTCCACGGGGACGACGGCGAGTTGCCGTCGCCCTTGGGAGGGGCTGTTGCCCTTTGCCACCGTCGTCAGAGAGGGCGAGAGCcagagaggagaggagggagagcgTTGGCCAGCGAGAGGATGAAATGATTTAGGGTTTGTGTGGGTGGGGAGCGGGGGAAGCTGGCCGGCTTATATACGCGGCGGCGGCGTTGCCCTGGATCCAATGGCCATAATCCATCAGGGGGGATCGGACAGCTGAGTTCCCTGGATAGCGGGCTGTTAGCGGGCCAGGCCACTTTACCGTGCCCGTGCTGGCCCATGGGCCGAATTGGCAGCCTAGGCACGGGCACGGGGCGGGCCGTGCTAGGCACGGGCACGTAGGCTGCCGGGCCGAGCCGTGCTTGGGCCGTGCTTTCTTAGGCCGTGCCTGGGCGGGGCCATCGTGCCCGGCCCATCTGGAAAACTTTACTCTTCCCCACGCCTCCGCCTCCCCGTGCCGCAAGAGACTGAGGACCGAGCCACGAGCGGCAGCTCGCCGGAGTAGCCTAAGCACGTGCGGCTGGCCAGGGGAGCTCGAGCACGCACGGCCGGCGCGGCGCACGCGCCCGTGTCCACGAAGACCAAAACCGCGCCGCCTTTGCTCCTCCCCAGGTTGACGCTGCTCCGTGCCCACGCGCTTGGAAGAAGGTCAGGGGCATCCACGACCAAATACGCCATGGACCCACGCGCTCCTGACAAGGAGCCGGTGGAAGCTCGATTTTTGGCTCCAACCGACGTGCCTGGCGTGTGAGAGCGCAAATCACGCGACTCTTTCGTCGGAGCTAGTTCCTTCTCTCGAACCACAAAAACAGCTCCAGGAGCTGTCCCGGGAGGCATACCAAACGCCCCATAGTTTCAGGGCCTGTTTGGCCGGGCTCCAGCTCCTCTAAAAatggctctggctctggctcttCTGAAGGAGTAATTTCTCTGGgggagctgaagccgttctgaaaaacgtttggcaaaacagtTTCTCCTATTTTTTGGAAtggatgaaagatggtaaatatCTATAATAACCTTACCTATTGTTTTACTATGGTGCAGATCTAGTTAAATCCAACGTAGAAAAAATAGTTTTACTATTTTTTGATATTTATGTG includes:
- the LOC136461412 gene encoding uncharacterized protein is translated as MGASGGKEGGNNRSKNNSGQNEHTKSGKVKLVTHHLLVAAAEDCGVCAICLDRIALQETALVKGCDHAYCVTCILRWASYKQNPLCPQCKHPFEFLSVHRSLDGCLHDYLFEESVCLLLRAAWFEPLILEAHEEALEEEEFFHQQYQYDDAEDDLDEESYYMSRSPSIRISNRRWGDNGYIRGGRKEARPVNTDASAGPSRTPKKKEKAASSSASVSGSGSGSVSKDVAGRRAKRAQKREAADRAAAEMHLQRLGLRKAPEPEVPVEVGPQVNE